A single Kwoniella bestiolae CBS 10118 chromosome 8, complete sequence DNA region contains:
- a CDS encoding mitochondrial 37S ribosomal mS33 domain-containing protein, which produces MAPNIHNLLSSLRSPIFQTLSNPTSSRMGTKYLRRRLRGPSVASYYPQLTNPFPSISALNKTHPSNPFAGWQGNPLPSSLTTPVSGKVILENPVWKNEGNMLRNSELVDEGFEEVSRKRGLGWLADATEVKRAERVRVRKAAGKGPPKKGQGRRSQMKKK; this is translated from the exons ATGGCACCAAACATCCAtaacctcctctcctccctccgtTCCCCAATATTCCAgaccctctccaaccccacctcctcacGTATGGGAACCAAATACCTACGACGCCGCCTACGAGGTCCGTCAGTCGCATCATACTatcctcaactcaccaaccccTTCCCATCGATATCGGCACTAAACAAAACACACCCGTCAAACCCATTTGCAGGCTGGCAGGGGAATCCTCTACCTTCATCCTTGACTACGCCTGTTTCGGGTAAAGTGATATTAGAGAATCCTGTGTGGAAGAATGAAGGGAACATGTTGAGGAATTCGGAGCTGGTAGACGAAGGGTTCGAGGAAGTTagtaggaagaggggtttggGATGGTTGGCTGATGCTACGGAGGTTAAGAGGGctgagagggtgagagtTAGGAAGGCAGCTGGTAAAGGTCCTCCCAAGAAGG GTCAAGGAAGACGATctcagatgaagaagaaataG